In the Dama dama isolate Ldn47 chromosome 13, ASM3311817v1, whole genome shotgun sequence genome, one interval contains:
- the TGM7 gene encoding protein-glutamine gamma-glutamyltransferase Z, giving the protein MAALELRSVDLQSAKNNQEHHTQEMGLQRLIVRRSQSFTIQLHFNRPFHSKKDSITFVAETGPAPKELLGTRATFLLTQARQGNGWSASDFTIQANSLFVSLFTPPSAVIGPYSLKMEISQDPSHSTTHPLGTFILLFNPWSAEDDVYLPSETLLQEYIMMDYGFVYKGHERFITPWPWNYGQFEEDIIDICFEILNKSLYFLKNPSKDYSQRNDVVYICRVVSAMINSNDDSGVLQGNWGEDYSRGVSPLAWTGSVAILRQWAARGGQPVKYGQCWVFAAVMCTVMRCLGVPTRVVSNFRSAHNSDANLTIDTYYDQHAEMLPTQKRDKIWNFHVWNECWMIRKDLPPGYNGWQVLDPTPQQTSSGLFRCGPASVKAIREGEVHLPYDTPFVYAEVNADEVVWLLKDGQAQEILAHNTSSIGKEISTKMVGSDQRQNITSSYKYPEGSPEERSVFMKASQKMLGVRRTSSPFLDLLGSGGAVGQPAQLQLHLTRKPEWGQDLLLRLHARRVADRAHPRGPIHLVVGFCAQTLLHNGGTREPLWRQKVHLTLDFGEDIQWPLALPYNNYRNKLTDEKLIRVSGIAKVEETGKSMLVLKDISLEPPHISIEVSERAEVGKALKVHVSLTNTLSVALSHCTMVLEGSGLINGQISNDLGTLVAGHTIEIQVDLYPIKAGPRQLQVLVSSNEIKEIKGYKDIFVAAARAP; this is encoded by the exons TGGCAGCCTTGGAGCTCAGGTCCGTTGACCTGCAGAGCGCCAAGAACAACCAGGAGCATCACACACAGGAAATGGGCCTCCAGCGGCTCATCGTGCGCCGTAGCCAGTCCTTCACCATCCAGCTGCATTTCAACCGTCCCTTCCACTCCAAGAAGGACTCCATCACCTTTGTGGCTGAGACAG GACCAGCGCCCAAGGAGCTGCTGGGAACCCGAGCCACCTTCTTGCTCACCCAGGCCCGACAAGGCAACGGCTGGAGTGCTTCTGACTTCACCATTCAGGCCAACTCGCTCTTTGTCTCCCTTTTCACACCTCCCAGTGCAGTCATTGGTCCCTACTCTCTGAAGATGGAGATCTCTCAGGACCCAAGTCATAGCACGACCCACCCTCTGGGGACCTTCATCCTACTTTTTAACCCTTGGAGTGCAG AGGACGACGTCTACCTGCCAAGTGAAACACTGCTGCAGGAATATATCATGATGGACTATGGCTTTGTTTACAAGGGTCATGAAAGATTCATCACCCCCTGGCCCTGGAACTACGGGCAG TTTGAAGAAGACATCATAGATATCTGCTTTGAGATTCTGAACAAGAGCCTGTACTTCTTAAAGAACCCGTCCAAAGACTACTCGCAGCGGAACGACGTGGTGTACATCTGCAGGGTGGTGAGCGCCATG ATCAACAGCAACGACGACAGCGGCGTGCTGCAGGGGAACTGGGGAGAGGACTACTCCCGGGGGGTCAGCCCCCTGGCGTGGACGGGCAGCGTGGCCATCCTGCGGCAGTGGGCGGCCAGGGGCGGGCAGCCTGTGAAGTAcgggcagtgctgggtctttgcaGCTGTGATGTGTACGG TAATGAGATGCTTAGGTGTTCCAACCCGTGTTGTTTCCAATTTCCGTTCTGCACACAACTCGGATGCGAACTTGACCATCGACACCTACTATGACCAACATGCAGAGATGCTGCCAACTCAGAAACGAGACAAAATATG GAATTTCCATGTCTGGAATGAGTGCTGGATGATCCGGAAAGATCTCCCTCCAGGATACAATGGGTGGCAGGTTCTGGACCCCACTCCCCAGCAGACCAGCAGCG GGCTGTTCCGCTGTGGCCCTGCCTCCGTGAAGGCCATCAGGGAAGGGGAGGTCCATCTGCCTTACGATACCCCATTTGTGTATGCCGAGGTGAACGCTGATGAAGTCGTTTGGCTACTGAAGGATGGCCAGGCCCAGGAAATCCTGGCCCATAACACCAGTTCCATCGGGAAGGAAATCAGCACCAAGATGGTAGGGTCAGACCAGCGCCAGAACATCACCAGCTCCTACAAGTACCCAGAAG GATCCCCTGAGGAGCGATCTGTGTTTATGAAGGCCTCCCAGAAAATGCTGGGTGTGCGGAGGACCTCTTCACCCTTCCTAGATCTGCTGGGGTCCGGGGGCGCTGTGGGCCAGCCGGCGCAGCTGCAGCTTCACCTGACCAGGAAGCCTGAGTGGGGCCAGGACCTGCTGCTGAGGCTGCATGCCCGGAGGGTGGCGGACAGAGCCCACCCCCGGGGGCCCATCCACCTGGTGGTGGGCTTCTGTGCACAGACCCTGCTGCACAACGGTGGTACCCGGGAGCCCCTCTGGAGACAAAAAGTGCACTTGACCCTGGACTTTGGGGAGG ATATACAGTGGCCGCTTGCGCTACCTTACAACAATTACAGAAACAAGCTGACGGATGAAAAGCTGATCCGCGTGTCTGGCATCGCCAAAGTGGAGGAGACAGGGAAGTCCATGCTGGTCTTAAAAGATATCTCCCTAGAGCCTCCCCACATATCTATTGAG GTGTCTGAGCGGGCTGAGGTGGGCAAGGCACTGAAAGTCCACGTCTCGCTCACCAACACCCTCTCGGTGGCTCTGAGTCACTGCACAATGGTGCTGGAAGGCAGTGGCCTCATCAATGGGCAGATATCAAATGA CCTCGGGACTCTGGTGGCCGGACACACTATCGAAATTCAAGTGGACCTCTACCCCATCAAAGCCGGACCCCGCCAGCTCCAAGTCCTCGTCAGCAGCAACGAGATCAAAGAGATCAAGGGATACAAGgacatctttgttgctgcagccAGGGCTCCTTGA